In one window of Sphingomonas sp. BGYR3 DNA:
- the leuB gene encoding 3-isopropylmalate dehydrogenase → MTLIAVLPGDGIGPEVTAEAVRVLTALDLGLTFEEAPVGGAGYDADGHPLPSATLDLARRADAVLFGAVGDTRYDGLERRLRPEQAILGLRAALGLFANLRPARLFKGLEDASTLKREVAERIDMVIIRELNGDVYFGEKGIRPTADGRRQGYDVMAYAEDEVRRIAHVGFRTAQGRKGRLCSVDKANVLETSQLWRDVVIEVAAEYPDVALSHMYVDNAAMQLVRDPGQFDVILTGNLFGDILSDQASMCAGSIGMLPSAALNDGGKGLYEPIHGSAPDIAGQGRANPCATILSAAMMLRHSLNRPEAADRIEAAVATAIAGGARTADLGGTLSTRAMADAVLAAL, encoded by the coding sequence ATGACGTTGATCGCAGTGCTGCCGGGCGACGGCATCGGGCCGGAAGTGACGGCAGAGGCGGTCCGCGTGCTGACCGCGCTCGATCTGGGCCTGACGTTCGAGGAAGCGCCGGTGGGCGGCGCGGGTTACGATGCCGATGGCCATCCGCTCCCGTCCGCGACGCTGGACCTGGCCCGCCGGGCCGATGCGGTCCTGTTCGGTGCGGTCGGGGACACGCGGTATGACGGGCTGGAGCGGCGGCTGCGCCCGGAACAGGCGATCCTGGGCCTGCGTGCCGCACTCGGCCTGTTCGCCAATCTGCGCCCGGCCCGGCTGTTCAAGGGGCTGGAGGACGCGTCCACCCTGAAGCGCGAGGTGGCCGAACGGATCGACATGGTCATCATCCGCGAGCTGAACGGTGATGTCTATTTCGGTGAAAAGGGGATCCGCCCCACCGCCGACGGCCGGCGTCAGGGATATGACGTTATGGCCTATGCCGAGGATGAGGTGCGCCGGATCGCCCATGTCGGCTTTCGCACCGCGCAGGGCCGCAAGGGGCGGTTGTGTTCGGTCGACAAGGCCAATGTGCTGGAAACCAGCCAGTTGTGGCGCGATGTGGTGATCGAGGTGGCGGCCGAATATCCCGACGTCGCGTTGAGCCATATGTATGTCGACAACGCCGCGATGCAGCTGGTCCGCGATCCGGGCCAGTTCGACGTGATCCTGACCGGCAACCTGTTCGGCGACATCCTGTCGGATCAGGCGTCGATGTGCGCCGGGTCGATCGGGATGCTGCCCAGCGCCGCGCTGAACGATGGCGGCAAGGGGCTGTACGAACCGATCCATGGTTCCGCGCCGGATATTGCCGGGCAGGGCCGGGCCAATCCGTGCGCGACGATCCTGTCCGCCGCGATGATGCTGCGCCATTCGCTGAACCGGCCCGAAGCGGCCGACCGGATCGAGGCGGCGGTGGCCACGGCGATTGCCGGGGGCGCCCGCACGGCGGACCTGGGCGGAACGCTGTCCACCCGCGCCATGGCCGATGCGGTGCTGGCCGCGCTCTGA